One window from the genome of Synechococcales cyanobacterium T60_A2020_003 encodes:
- the ftsH gene encoding ATP-dependent zinc metalloprotease FtsH — MIAGRLKETPYSQYGVLLSVTNYVEFSASPSSGWMGSLLGWLLLLLIFLGMWSWIVNRGSMGGSALTIGKSKARIYSEGSVGVTFDDVAGIDEAKAELREIVDFLQNAEKYTRLGAKIPKGVLLVGPPGTGKTLLVRAIAGEARVPFFSISGSEFIELFVGVGAARVRDLFEQAKRQAPCIVFIDELDALGRSRASASPIQSSNEEREQTLNQLLSEMDGFDPNTGVILLAATNRPEVLDPALRRPGRFDRQIAIDRPDKGGREAILNLHANHVKLARDVDLSKLAARTPGFAGADLANLVNEAALLAAREGHDSVRMVDFNEAIERVVAGLEKKSRVLNELEKKIVAYHEVGHALIAALMPGSGSVEKISVVPRGIDALGYTLRLPEEDRFLMTESEIRGQLVMLLGGRSAEEVIFGSTSTGASDDLQKATDLAERFVTLYGMSDALGLVVVDRSPQTFLEGYSSPRRSVSAPVAATIDQAIHQLIDDAHRIALVILEQNRDLLDETARSLMEKEVLEGQDLKLVLSHVQAPGSLAEWLRTGKLGDRPPSEPPVLDNGKTSQPHVNPKFLL; from the coding sequence ATGATTGCTGGACGACTGAAGGAAACGCCTTATTCTCAATACGGTGTGCTTCTTTCTGTGACCAATTACGTTGAATTTTCGGCATCGCCCAGTTCGGGTTGGATGGGAAGTCTGTTAGGTTGGCTGCTGCTGCTCTTGATTTTCCTGGGGATGTGGAGTTGGATTGTGAACCGAGGCTCGATGGGTGGATCGGCCCTGACGATCGGTAAGAGTAAAGCCCGCATCTATTCTGAAGGCAGTGTGGGGGTCACGTTTGACGATGTGGCTGGCATTGATGAGGCCAAGGCGGAATTGCGGGAGATTGTCGATTTTTTACAAAATGCGGAAAAGTACACGCGGCTGGGAGCCAAAATTCCGAAAGGGGTGCTGTTGGTGGGGCCACCGGGAACGGGAAAGACGCTGCTGGTACGGGCGATCGCCGGAGAAGCAAGAGTTCCGTTTTTTAGTATTTCTGGCTCTGAATTTATTGAACTCTTTGTGGGTGTGGGTGCAGCACGGGTGCGGGATTTGTTTGAGCAGGCGAAACGGCAGGCTCCCTGCATCGTGTTTATTGATGAGTTGGATGCGTTGGGGCGATCGCGTGCCAGTGCTAGCCCCATTCAGTCCAGCAACGAAGAACGGGAGCAAACCTTAAACCAGTTACTTTCCGAGATGGACGGGTTTGATCCGAACACGGGGGTGATCCTGTTAGCTGCAACGAATCGACCAGAGGTTTTAGATCCGGCCTTACGGCGTCCCGGTCGTTTTGATCGGCAAATCGCGATCGATCGCCCGGATAAAGGTGGGCGGGAAGCGATCCTGAACCTTCATGCCAACCATGTGAAATTAGCTCGCGATGTTGATTTGTCGAAGTTGGCGGCTAGAACACCGGGATTTGCGGGAGCGGATCTGGCTAATCTCGTGAATGAAGCTGCATTGCTGGCCGCCCGCGAGGGTCACGATAGCGTGAGGATGGTGGACTTTAACGAAGCGATCGAACGGGTTGTGGCAGGACTGGAGAAGAAGTCTCGCGTATTGAATGAGTTGGAGAAAAAAATTGTGGCCTACCACGAAGTCGGCCATGCCCTGATTGCCGCCTTAATGCCCGGTTCCGGCAGTGTAGAAAAAATTTCTGTGGTGCCCCGCGGGATTGACGCCTTGGGGTACACGCTCCGTTTGCCTGAAGAAGACCGCTTTTTGATGACGGAATCCGAAATTCGGGGACAGCTTGTGATGCTATTGGGTGGGCGCTCGGCTGAAGAGGTGATCTTTGGCTCGACCTCTACGGGGGCGAGTGATGATTTGCAAAAAGCGACTGACCTTGCCGAACGATTTGTCACGCTGTACGGCATGAGCGATGCGTTGGGGTTAGTGGTCGTCGATCGCTCTCCGCAAACGTTCTTGGAGGGCTACTCTTCTCCGCGTCGTTCCGTGAGTGCTCCGGTGGCGGCGACTATTGATCAGGCGATCCATCAACTGATCGATGACGCTCATCGGATAGCGTTGGTCATTTTGGAGCAAAATCGGGATCTGCTGGACGAAACCGCTCGATCGCTCATGGAAAAGGAAGTTTTGGAAGGTCAGGATCTGAAGTTGGTTTTGAGTCATGTTCAGGCTCCTGGATCGTTGGCAGAATGGTTGCGAACGGGCAAACTGGGCGATCGCCCCCCGTCTGAACCTCCAGTATTAGATAATGGAAAAACGTCTCAACCCCACGTTAACCCTAAGTTTCTGCTGTAA
- a CDS encoding MFS transporter gives MEKRLNPTLTLSFCCNVLSHQRFHPKLPGLARLRQSFKALQHRNYRLYFVGQGISIVGTWMTQIAAIWLTYHLTNSPFLLGIVGFVGQSPSIVLAPVAGYLGDRWNRRHILLVTQSLALIRSLALAILAFTNHLDVGHLIVLSFIQGVLTAIDLPTRQAFVSEIVETKADLGSAIALNSSLVSGARLLAPAIAGLLLSSVGAGMCFLLDAISYGAVITALVAMKLQSRSRQCPQERHPPWHEISIGFSYTLHSQPIRTVLLLLAFTTFLGTPFIALGPVFADDVLGGNSDIFGFLMTASAIGALIGALYLSSRPDKRGIEKLIVVSPVGLGLGLLLFSQSRTLSFSLLLIACIGLMLVIQSASSNTFIQTIVEDRKRGRVMGFYTLTSEAGIPLGNLFAGILASQIGVQTTLAIEGTLCILIAVVFRKYLPHLRAAIAAAG, from the coding sequence ATGGAAAAACGTCTCAACCCCACGTTAACCCTAAGTTTCTGCTGTAATGTTTTGAGCCATCAACGGTTTCACCCCAAGCTACCCGGCCTTGCTCGATTGAGGCAATCCTTCAAAGCCCTTCAGCATCGGAACTATCGACTCTACTTTGTGGGGCAAGGGATTTCTATAGTTGGCACCTGGATGACGCAGATCGCCGCCATCTGGTTGACCTATCATTTGACCAATTCCCCCTTTCTGTTAGGCATTGTGGGCTTTGTGGGCCAAAGTCCCAGTATTGTGCTGGCTCCGGTTGCGGGCTATCTGGGCGATCGCTGGAATCGTCGTCATATATTGCTGGTGACCCAAAGTTTAGCCCTGATTCGCTCCTTGGCGTTGGCGATCTTGGCGTTTACCAATCATCTAGACGTGGGACATTTGATTGTCCTGAGCTTTATTCAGGGCGTGTTAACCGCAATTGATTTGCCCACGCGTCAGGCGTTCGTCTCTGAAATTGTTGAAACCAAAGCTGACTTGGGCAGTGCGATCGCCCTTAATTCCTCCCTGGTGAGTGGGGCACGGCTCCTTGCTCCGGCGATCGCCGGACTCTTGCTCAGCTCTGTGGGGGCAGGCATGTGCTTTCTTCTGGATGCCATTAGCTATGGTGCGGTGATTACTGCCCTTGTGGCGATGAAACTTCAATCTAGATCGCGTCAGTGCCCGCAGGAAAGGCATCCACCCTGGCACGAAATTTCCATTGGGTTCAGCTACACATTGCATTCTCAGCCTATTCGGACGGTTCTGCTGTTGTTGGCGTTTACGACGTTTTTGGGAACGCCCTTCATTGCGCTAGGCCCTGTCTTTGCCGATGATGTGCTGGGGGGTAACTCTGATATTTTCGGATTTTTGATGACGGCATCTGCCATCGGGGCACTGATCGGTGCGCTCTATCTCAGTTCTCGCCCGGACAAACGAGGCATCGAAAAGCTGATTGTGGTTTCCCCGGTTGGTCTAGGCTTGGGGTTGCTGCTGTTTTCCCAATCTCGCACCCTCAGTTTTTCGCTGCTCTTGATCGCGTGTATTGGTCTGATGTTAGTGATTCAAAGTGCCAGCAGTAATACCTTTATTCAAACGATTGTGGAGGATCGTAAGCGGGGACGGGTGATGGGATTTTATACCCTTACGTCGGAAGCGGGGATTCCGTTGGGTAATCTCTTTGCTGGAATCCTAGCCAGCCAGATTGGTGTTCAAACAACGCTGGCTATAGAGGGGACTTTGTGTATCCTGATCGCGGTTGTTTTTCGGAAGTATTTACCCCATCTACGAGCGGCGATCGCTGCGGCTGGGTAG